A portion of the Pararge aegeria chromosome 10, ilParAegt1.1, whole genome shotgun sequence genome contains these proteins:
- the LOC120626825 gene encoding diacylglycerol kinase theta isoform X2, with amino-acid sequence MKMSCDKMMARITDVFSTALQKGGRIFCHPQTMCNFIVHERCVGQVVTPCCGVAPSLIKNPVAHCWSEPTHHKRKFCTVCRKRLDELPALHCMICEYFVHGECVDFAAADCKENATYCAGSEPRHVHHWREGNLPANSKCAACRRACWSAECLTGYRCEWCGSTCHAGCRALIPEECNFGALQPIFLPPSAVSIPRTEVPMEAIIGVHVRPPPSQRDFGCPRSVSEEFSSGCEGRSGSGGGSTGAPADQDHRPDHKQHRDRTPDDRDEEVVKVYDGEAAWSRRLYRPVVVGRNFRERELVAAALRAFHVARDPDQFELTDALAGDEPPLKDPTPLARVTRLPNKRPALFLRFKEPETGGGEVRVYPGRVAGAGDTFVTVTCSGEHAVVDLMAAALSRFGLDPASATLDYRCSEILLDRGVSERVLEEQERPWRILVRLARDSVRRMELARFYLQPRRDPHGPTLALFVASLPPGLSERNYENILVEFLGADNKFTSIGPIYYEYGSMVITYEDASKAVRALYALREAKYEDKHLLVMLLPSIEPSMVPAGVKPLLVFVNVKSGGCQGLELISSFRKLLNPYQVFDLENGGPLPGLYVFRHIPNYKILVCGGDGTIGWVLQCLDNVGQDSQCSNPPCAIVPLGTGNDLARVLRWGSGYTGCEDPLSLLRDVIDAEEIRLDRWTVVFHPEDKQDEPKEVSKQLPGSQSEDNSQILVMNNYFGIGIDADLCLDFHNAREENPNKFNSRLRNKGVYVKMGLRKMVGRKMCKDLHKAVRLEVDGKQVDLPAVEGIIILNILSWGSGANPWGPEKDDQFNKPNHWDGMLEVVGVTGVVHLGQIQSGLRGAMRIAQGGHIKINLKSEIPVQVDGEPWVAAPSEVVVLKSALKATMLKKRGKVRRRSTEPALPAPPPPPPPPPPPDS; translated from the exons ATGAAAATGTCCTGTGATAAGATGATGGCACGTATTACGGATGTGTTTAGCACAGCGCTGCAGAAAGGCGGAAGGATATTCTGTCATCCACAGACAA TGTGCAACTTCATCGTGCACGAGCGATGCGTGGGGCAAGTGGTGACGCCGTGCTGCGGGGTGGCGCCGAGCCTCATAAAG AACCCAGTGGCTCACTGCTGGTCAGAGCCCACTCACCACAAACGGAAGTTCTGCACCGTGTGTCGCAAGAGGCTTGACGAACTGCCAGCATTACACTGTATGA TATGCGAGTACTTCGTGCACGGGGAGTGCGTGGACTTCGCGGCGGCGGACTGCAAGGAGAACGCCACGTACTGCGCGGGCAGCGAGCCGCGCCACGTGCACCACTGGCGCGAGGGCAACCTGCCCGCCAACTCCAAATGCGCCGCTTGCCGCCGCGCCTGCTGGTCGGCCGAGTGCCTGACCGGCTACAGATGCGAGTGGTGCGGCAGCACG TGTCACGCCGGTTGCCGCGCCCTGATACCTGAGGAGTGCAACTTCGGCGCTCTCCAGCCGATCTTCCTGCCCCCGTCGGCGGTGTCCATCCCGCGCACGGAGGTGCCCATGGAGGCCATCATCGGCGTGCACGTGCGCCCGCCGCCCTCACAGCGCGACTTCGGATGCC CGCGCAGCGTGAGCGAGGAGTTCAGCTCGGGCTGCGAGGGCCGCTCGGGCTCCGGCGGCGGCTCCACGGGCGCGCCGGCCGACCAGGACCACCGACCCGACCACAAGCAGCACCGCGACCGCACGCCGGACGACCGGGATGAAG AGGTGGTAAAGGTGTACGACGGAGAGGCGGCGTGGTCGCGCCGGCTGTACCGCCCAGTGGTGGTGGGCCGCAACTTTAGGGAGCGCGAGCTGGTGGCGGCGGCGTTGCGAGCCTTCCACGTGGCGCGTGACCCCGACCAGTTCGAGCTGACCGACGCGCTCGCCGGTGACGAGCCTCCGCTCAAGGACCCCACGCCACTCGCCAGGGTTACCAGGCTGCCAAACAAGAGACCAGCTTTATTTTTACGATTCAA AGAGCCGGAGACAGGAGGGGGTGAAGTGCGTGTGTACCCGGGGCGGGTGGCGGGCGCGGGGGACACGTTCGTGACGGTGACGTGCTCCGGCGAGCATGCCGTAGTTGATCTCATGGCTGCCGCGCTGTCGCGGTTCGGCCTCGACCCTGCCAGCGCCACGCTGGACTACCGCTGCTCCGAGATCCTACTTGACCGTGGGG TGTCGGAGCGCGTGCTGGAGGAGCAGGAGCGGCCGTGGCGTATCCTGGTGCGGCTGGCGCGCGACTCGGTGCGGCGCATGGAGCTGGCGCGCTTCTACCTGCAGCCGCGCCGCGACCCGCACGGGCCCACGCTGGCGCTGTTCGTGGCGTCGCTGCCGCCCGGCCTCTCCGAGCGCAACTACGAGAACATCCTCGTCGAGTTCCTCGGCGCCG ATAACAAGTTCACATCAATCGGGCCCATCTACTACGAGTACGGGTCGATGGTGATCACGTACGAGGACGCGAGCAAAGCTGTGCGCGCCCTCTATGCGCTCCGAGAGGCCAAATATGAAGATAAGCATTTATTAG TGATGCTGCTACCCAGCATCGAACCGTCAATGGTACCAGCGGGCGTGAAACCCCTGCTGGTGTTTGTAAACGTGAAGTCTGGAGGTTGTCAGGGCCTCGAGCTCATTTCCTCATTCCGCAAGCTCCTCAACCCTTACCAAGTGTTCGATCTAGAAAACGGAGGGCCGCTGCCAGG GTTATACGTGTTTCGTCACATACCTAATTATAAGATCCTGGTGTGCGGCGGGGACGGCACCATCGGCTGGGTGCTGCAATGCCTCGACAACGTGGGCCAGGACTCCCAGTGCTCCAACCCCCCCTGCGCCATTGTGCCTCTTGGCACCG GCAACGATTTAGCCCGCGTGTTAAGGTGGGGCTCCGGTTACACAGGGTGCGAAGACCCTCTATCCCTACTCCGGGACGTCATAGATGCCGAGGAGATCCGCCTCGACCGATGGACCGTCGTCTTCCACCCCGAGGATAAGCAAGATGAACCCAAAGAAGTCTCAAAGCAACTTCCAG GTTCTCAAAGCGAAGATAATTCACAGATTCTagttatgaataattatttcgGGATCGGCATCGATGCTGATCTCTGCCTTGACTTCCATAATGCTCGTGAAGAAAaccctaataaatttaatagcaG GCTCCGAAATAAGGGCGTATATGTTAAGATGGGCCTCCGCAAAATGGTGGGGCGCAAGATGTGCAAAGACCTGCACAAGGCCGTGCGGCTTGAGGTGGACGGCAAGCAGGTTGACCTGCCCGCCGTCGAAggcattattatattaaatatacttag TTGGGGTTCGGGCGCCAATCCGTGGGGTCCGGAGAAGGATGACCAGTTCAATAAGCCAAACCACTGGGACGGTATGTTAGAGGTGGTGGGCGTCACCGGCGTCGTGCACTTGGGGCAGATCCAGTCTGGCCTGCGCGGCGCCATGCGGATAGCACAG GGCGGTCATATCAAGATCAACCTGAAGAGCGAGATCCCCGTGCAAGTGGACGGCGAGCCGTGGGTGGCGGCGCCCAGCGAGGTGGTCGTGCTCAAATCCGCGCTTAAG GCCACCATGCTGAAGAAGCGCGGCAAGGTGCGGCGCCGCAGCACCGAGCCCGCCCTGCCCgccccgccgccgccgccgccgccgcccccGCCACCCGACTCCTGA
- the LOC120626825 gene encoding diacylglycerol kinase theta isoform X3: MAQAAPAPQRTHSFAKKTFHKPTYCHHCSDLLWGLIGQGYGCEVCNFIVHERCVGQVVTPCCGVAPSLIKNPVAHCWSEPTHHKRKFCTVCRKRLDELPALHCMICEYFVHGECVDFAAADCKENATYCAGSEPRHVHHWREGNLPANSKCAACRRACWSAECLTGYRCEWCGSTCHAGCRALIPEECNFGALQPIFLPPSAVSIPRTEVPMEAIIGVHVRPPPSQRDFGCPRSVSEEFSSGCEGRSGSGGGSTGAPADQDHRPDHKQHRDRTPDDRDEEVVKVYDGEAAWSRRLYRPVVVGRNFRERELVAAALRAFHVARDPDQFELTDALAGDEPPLKDPTPLARVTRLPNKRPALFLRFKEPETGGGEVRVYPGRVAGAGDTFVTVTCSGEHAVVDLMAAALSRFGLDPASATLDYRCSEILLDRGVSERVLEEQERPWRILVRLARDSVRRMELARFYLQPRRDPHGPTLALFVASLPPGLSERNYENILVEFLGADNKFTSIGPIYYEYGSMVITYEDASKAVRALYALREAKYEDKHLLVMLLPSIEPSMVPAGVKPLLVFVNVKSGGCQGLELISSFRKLLNPYQVFDLENGGPLPGLYVFRHIPNYKILVCGGDGTIGWVLQCLDNVGQDSQCSNPPCAIVPLGTGNDLARVLRWGSGYTGCEDPLSLLRDVIDAEEIRLDRWTVVFHPEDKQDEPKEVSKQLPGSQSEDNSQILVMNNYFGIGIDADLCLDFHNAREENPNKFNSRLRNKGVYVKMGLRKMVGRKMCKDLHKAVRLEVDGKQVDLPAVEGIIILNILSWGSGANPWGPEKDDQFNKPNHWDGMLEVVGVTGVVHLGQIQSGLRGAMRIAQGGHIKINLKSEIPVQVDGEPWVAAPSEVVVLKSALKATMLKKTKRGSGAGPAAGP; encoded by the exons TGTGCAACTTCATCGTGCACGAGCGATGCGTGGGGCAAGTGGTGACGCCGTGCTGCGGGGTGGCGCCGAGCCTCATAAAG AACCCAGTGGCTCACTGCTGGTCAGAGCCCACTCACCACAAACGGAAGTTCTGCACCGTGTGTCGCAAGAGGCTTGACGAACTGCCAGCATTACACTGTATGA TATGCGAGTACTTCGTGCACGGGGAGTGCGTGGACTTCGCGGCGGCGGACTGCAAGGAGAACGCCACGTACTGCGCGGGCAGCGAGCCGCGCCACGTGCACCACTGGCGCGAGGGCAACCTGCCCGCCAACTCCAAATGCGCCGCTTGCCGCCGCGCCTGCTGGTCGGCCGAGTGCCTGACCGGCTACAGATGCGAGTGGTGCGGCAGCACG TGTCACGCCGGTTGCCGCGCCCTGATACCTGAGGAGTGCAACTTCGGCGCTCTCCAGCCGATCTTCCTGCCCCCGTCGGCGGTGTCCATCCCGCGCACGGAGGTGCCCATGGAGGCCATCATCGGCGTGCACGTGCGCCCGCCGCCCTCACAGCGCGACTTCGGATGCC CGCGCAGCGTGAGCGAGGAGTTCAGCTCGGGCTGCGAGGGCCGCTCGGGCTCCGGCGGCGGCTCCACGGGCGCGCCGGCCGACCAGGACCACCGACCCGACCACAAGCAGCACCGCGACCGCACGCCGGACGACCGGGATGAAG AGGTGGTAAAGGTGTACGACGGAGAGGCGGCGTGGTCGCGCCGGCTGTACCGCCCAGTGGTGGTGGGCCGCAACTTTAGGGAGCGCGAGCTGGTGGCGGCGGCGTTGCGAGCCTTCCACGTGGCGCGTGACCCCGACCAGTTCGAGCTGACCGACGCGCTCGCCGGTGACGAGCCTCCGCTCAAGGACCCCACGCCACTCGCCAGGGTTACCAGGCTGCCAAACAAGAGACCAGCTTTATTTTTACGATTCAA AGAGCCGGAGACAGGAGGGGGTGAAGTGCGTGTGTACCCGGGGCGGGTGGCGGGCGCGGGGGACACGTTCGTGACGGTGACGTGCTCCGGCGAGCATGCCGTAGTTGATCTCATGGCTGCCGCGCTGTCGCGGTTCGGCCTCGACCCTGCCAGCGCCACGCTGGACTACCGCTGCTCCGAGATCCTACTTGACCGTGGGG TGTCGGAGCGCGTGCTGGAGGAGCAGGAGCGGCCGTGGCGTATCCTGGTGCGGCTGGCGCGCGACTCGGTGCGGCGCATGGAGCTGGCGCGCTTCTACCTGCAGCCGCGCCGCGACCCGCACGGGCCCACGCTGGCGCTGTTCGTGGCGTCGCTGCCGCCCGGCCTCTCCGAGCGCAACTACGAGAACATCCTCGTCGAGTTCCTCGGCGCCG ATAACAAGTTCACATCAATCGGGCCCATCTACTACGAGTACGGGTCGATGGTGATCACGTACGAGGACGCGAGCAAAGCTGTGCGCGCCCTCTATGCGCTCCGAGAGGCCAAATATGAAGATAAGCATTTATTAG TGATGCTGCTACCCAGCATCGAACCGTCAATGGTACCAGCGGGCGTGAAACCCCTGCTGGTGTTTGTAAACGTGAAGTCTGGAGGTTGTCAGGGCCTCGAGCTCATTTCCTCATTCCGCAAGCTCCTCAACCCTTACCAAGTGTTCGATCTAGAAAACGGAGGGCCGCTGCCAGG GTTATACGTGTTTCGTCACATACCTAATTATAAGATCCTGGTGTGCGGCGGGGACGGCACCATCGGCTGGGTGCTGCAATGCCTCGACAACGTGGGCCAGGACTCCCAGTGCTCCAACCCCCCCTGCGCCATTGTGCCTCTTGGCACCG GCAACGATTTAGCCCGCGTGTTAAGGTGGGGCTCCGGTTACACAGGGTGCGAAGACCCTCTATCCCTACTCCGGGACGTCATAGATGCCGAGGAGATCCGCCTCGACCGATGGACCGTCGTCTTCCACCCCGAGGATAAGCAAGATGAACCCAAAGAAGTCTCAAAGCAACTTCCAG GTTCTCAAAGCGAAGATAATTCACAGATTCTagttatgaataattatttcgGGATCGGCATCGATGCTGATCTCTGCCTTGACTTCCATAATGCTCGTGAAGAAAaccctaataaatttaatagcaG GCTCCGAAATAAGGGCGTATATGTTAAGATGGGCCTCCGCAAAATGGTGGGGCGCAAGATGTGCAAAGACCTGCACAAGGCCGTGCGGCTTGAGGTGGACGGCAAGCAGGTTGACCTGCCCGCCGTCGAAggcattattatattaaatatacttag TTGGGGTTCGGGCGCCAATCCGTGGGGTCCGGAGAAGGATGACCAGTTCAATAAGCCAAACCACTGGGACGGTATGTTAGAGGTGGTGGGCGTCACCGGCGTCGTGCACTTGGGGCAGATCCAGTCTGGCCTGCGCGGCGCCATGCGGATAGCACAG GGCGGTCATATCAAGATCAACCTGAAGAGCGAGATCCCCGTGCAAGTGGACGGCGAGCCGTGGGTGGCGGCGCCCAGCGAGGTGGTCGTGCTCAAATCCGCGCTTAAG GCGACGATGCTGAAGAAAACGAAGCGCGGGTCGGGCGCGGGCCCCGCGGCGGGCCCGTGA
- the LOC120626825 gene encoding diacylglycerol kinase theta isoform X1 yields the protein MAQAAPAPQRTHSFAKKTFHKPTYCHHCSDLLWGLIGQGYGCEVCNFIVHERCVGQVVTPCCGVAPSLIKNPVAHCWSEPTHHKRKFCTVCRKRLDELPALHCMICEYFVHGECVDFAAADCKENATYCAGSEPRHVHHWREGNLPANSKCAACRRACWSAECLTGYRCEWCGSTCHAGCRALIPEECNFGALQPIFLPPSAVSIPRTEVPMEAIIGVHVRPPPSQRDFGCPRSVSEEFSSGCEGRSGSGGGSTGAPADQDHRPDHKQHRDRTPDDRDEEVVKVYDGEAAWSRRLYRPVVVGRNFRERELVAAALRAFHVARDPDQFELTDALAGDEPPLKDPTPLARVTRLPNKRPALFLRFKEPETGGGEVRVYPGRVAGAGDTFVTVTCSGEHAVVDLMAAALSRFGLDPASATLDYRCSEILLDRGVSERVLEEQERPWRILVRLARDSVRRMELARFYLQPRRDPHGPTLALFVASLPPGLSERNYENILVEFLGADNKFTSIGPIYYEYGSMVITYEDASKAVRALYALREAKYEDKHLLVMLLPSIEPSMVPAGVKPLLVFVNVKSGGCQGLELISSFRKLLNPYQVFDLENGGPLPGLYVFRHIPNYKILVCGGDGTIGWVLQCLDNVGQDSQCSNPPCAIVPLGTGNDLARVLRWGSGYTGCEDPLSLLRDVIDAEEIRLDRWTVVFHPEDKQDEPKEVSKQLPGSQSEDNSQILVMNNYFGIGIDADLCLDFHNAREENPNKFNSRLRNKGVYVKMGLRKMVGRKMCKDLHKAVRLEVDGKQVDLPAVEGIIILNILSWGSGANPWGPEKDDQFNKPNHWDGMLEVVGVTGVVHLGQIQSGLRGAMRIAQGGHIKINLKSEIPVQVDGEPWVAAPSEVVVLKSALKATMLKKRGKVRRRSTEPALPAPPPPPPPPPPPDS from the exons TGTGCAACTTCATCGTGCACGAGCGATGCGTGGGGCAAGTGGTGACGCCGTGCTGCGGGGTGGCGCCGAGCCTCATAAAG AACCCAGTGGCTCACTGCTGGTCAGAGCCCACTCACCACAAACGGAAGTTCTGCACCGTGTGTCGCAAGAGGCTTGACGAACTGCCAGCATTACACTGTATGA TATGCGAGTACTTCGTGCACGGGGAGTGCGTGGACTTCGCGGCGGCGGACTGCAAGGAGAACGCCACGTACTGCGCGGGCAGCGAGCCGCGCCACGTGCACCACTGGCGCGAGGGCAACCTGCCCGCCAACTCCAAATGCGCCGCTTGCCGCCGCGCCTGCTGGTCGGCCGAGTGCCTGACCGGCTACAGATGCGAGTGGTGCGGCAGCACG TGTCACGCCGGTTGCCGCGCCCTGATACCTGAGGAGTGCAACTTCGGCGCTCTCCAGCCGATCTTCCTGCCCCCGTCGGCGGTGTCCATCCCGCGCACGGAGGTGCCCATGGAGGCCATCATCGGCGTGCACGTGCGCCCGCCGCCCTCACAGCGCGACTTCGGATGCC CGCGCAGCGTGAGCGAGGAGTTCAGCTCGGGCTGCGAGGGCCGCTCGGGCTCCGGCGGCGGCTCCACGGGCGCGCCGGCCGACCAGGACCACCGACCCGACCACAAGCAGCACCGCGACCGCACGCCGGACGACCGGGATGAAG AGGTGGTAAAGGTGTACGACGGAGAGGCGGCGTGGTCGCGCCGGCTGTACCGCCCAGTGGTGGTGGGCCGCAACTTTAGGGAGCGCGAGCTGGTGGCGGCGGCGTTGCGAGCCTTCCACGTGGCGCGTGACCCCGACCAGTTCGAGCTGACCGACGCGCTCGCCGGTGACGAGCCTCCGCTCAAGGACCCCACGCCACTCGCCAGGGTTACCAGGCTGCCAAACAAGAGACCAGCTTTATTTTTACGATTCAA AGAGCCGGAGACAGGAGGGGGTGAAGTGCGTGTGTACCCGGGGCGGGTGGCGGGCGCGGGGGACACGTTCGTGACGGTGACGTGCTCCGGCGAGCATGCCGTAGTTGATCTCATGGCTGCCGCGCTGTCGCGGTTCGGCCTCGACCCTGCCAGCGCCACGCTGGACTACCGCTGCTCCGAGATCCTACTTGACCGTGGGG TGTCGGAGCGCGTGCTGGAGGAGCAGGAGCGGCCGTGGCGTATCCTGGTGCGGCTGGCGCGCGACTCGGTGCGGCGCATGGAGCTGGCGCGCTTCTACCTGCAGCCGCGCCGCGACCCGCACGGGCCCACGCTGGCGCTGTTCGTGGCGTCGCTGCCGCCCGGCCTCTCCGAGCGCAACTACGAGAACATCCTCGTCGAGTTCCTCGGCGCCG ATAACAAGTTCACATCAATCGGGCCCATCTACTACGAGTACGGGTCGATGGTGATCACGTACGAGGACGCGAGCAAAGCTGTGCGCGCCCTCTATGCGCTCCGAGAGGCCAAATATGAAGATAAGCATTTATTAG TGATGCTGCTACCCAGCATCGAACCGTCAATGGTACCAGCGGGCGTGAAACCCCTGCTGGTGTTTGTAAACGTGAAGTCTGGAGGTTGTCAGGGCCTCGAGCTCATTTCCTCATTCCGCAAGCTCCTCAACCCTTACCAAGTGTTCGATCTAGAAAACGGAGGGCCGCTGCCAGG GTTATACGTGTTTCGTCACATACCTAATTATAAGATCCTGGTGTGCGGCGGGGACGGCACCATCGGCTGGGTGCTGCAATGCCTCGACAACGTGGGCCAGGACTCCCAGTGCTCCAACCCCCCCTGCGCCATTGTGCCTCTTGGCACCG GCAACGATTTAGCCCGCGTGTTAAGGTGGGGCTCCGGTTACACAGGGTGCGAAGACCCTCTATCCCTACTCCGGGACGTCATAGATGCCGAGGAGATCCGCCTCGACCGATGGACCGTCGTCTTCCACCCCGAGGATAAGCAAGATGAACCCAAAGAAGTCTCAAAGCAACTTCCAG GTTCTCAAAGCGAAGATAATTCACAGATTCTagttatgaataattatttcgGGATCGGCATCGATGCTGATCTCTGCCTTGACTTCCATAATGCTCGTGAAGAAAaccctaataaatttaatagcaG GCTCCGAAATAAGGGCGTATATGTTAAGATGGGCCTCCGCAAAATGGTGGGGCGCAAGATGTGCAAAGACCTGCACAAGGCCGTGCGGCTTGAGGTGGACGGCAAGCAGGTTGACCTGCCCGCCGTCGAAggcattattatattaaatatacttag TTGGGGTTCGGGCGCCAATCCGTGGGGTCCGGAGAAGGATGACCAGTTCAATAAGCCAAACCACTGGGACGGTATGTTAGAGGTGGTGGGCGTCACCGGCGTCGTGCACTTGGGGCAGATCCAGTCTGGCCTGCGCGGCGCCATGCGGATAGCACAG GGCGGTCATATCAAGATCAACCTGAAGAGCGAGATCCCCGTGCAAGTGGACGGCGAGCCGTGGGTGGCGGCGCCCAGCGAGGTGGTCGTGCTCAAATCCGCGCTTAAG GCCACCATGCTGAAGAAGCGCGGCAAGGTGCGGCGCCGCAGCACCGAGCCCGCCCTGCCCgccccgccgccgccgccgccgccgcccccGCCACCCGACTCCTGA